A single Methanospirillum lacunae DNA region contains:
- a CDS encoding chemotaxis protein CheW: MSEIQISESDIPSSKIKITSENETLGFVDEEIQIVEFISGNEHYAINLFDVREVVEYTRITRVPNTHRYMRGIIDLRGEIMPVIDLGVLLHSHDMNNVSEKEENCRFIVLDEHVVNKKVCIMVTDVLSVSTFSSSQVDTGSTCENEKTGHILGIIRKELRNADKISNALLIWINIASLLHGIEINSLR; this comes from the coding sequence ATGTCAGAAATTCAAATATCAGAATCTGATATACCTTCTTCAAAAATAAAAATTACAAGTGAAAACGAAACTCTAGGTTTCGTAGATGAAGAAATTCAGATTGTGGAATTTATCAGCGGCAATGAACATTATGCAATTAATTTGTTTGATGTCAGGGAAGTTGTGGAATATACTCGAATAACCCGCGTCCCGAATACTCATAGATATATGCGAGGAATTATCGACCTCAGAGGAGAAATAATGCCAGTTATAGATTTGGGGGTACTTCTTCATTCTCATGATATGAATAACGTATCAGAAAAAGAAGAAAACTGCAGGTTCATTGTTCTTGATGAACATGTTGTCAACAAAAAAGTTTGTATAATGGTAACCGATGTTCTTTCGGTCTCCACTTTTTCCAGTAGTCAAGTGGATACGGGATCAACATGTGAAAATGAAAAAACGGGCCATATTCTTGGTATTATTCGAAAAGAGTTACGTAACGCAGATAAAATATCGAATGCTCTCTTAATTTGGATTAATATTGCAAGCCTTCTCCATGGTATTGAGATTAATTCTTTAAGATAA
- a CDS encoding DUF5400 family protein — MEQIYFVLTLAVMISSIVTGFIVFRMQGMGLAPHFGMLIIAMLATLAAIISGNSGVYYLAAVLQFLAVITAYTQMFKILKYNFQTAPAYAPHIALVTLLPTLVIAGIIL; from the coding sequence ATGGAACAGATATACTTTGTTTTGACGCTTGCTGTGATGATCAGCAGTATCGTAACCGGATTTATTGTCTTCAGGATGCAGGGAATGGGTCTTGCTCCGCATTTTGGAATGCTCATAATCGCCATGCTTGCAACACTGGCTGCAATTATTTCAGGAAATTCCGGTGTGTATTACCTTGCTGCAGTGCTCCAGTTCCTGGCAGTAATCACAGCATACACCCAGATGTTTAAAATATTAAAATATAATTTCCAGACCGCTCCGGCATATGCACCACATATTGCATTGGTGACTTTGCTTCCGACTCTGGTGATTGCCGGGATAATCCTGTAA
- a CDS encoding DsrE family protein, producing MRSISLYGIQDPNLSFLIRNILKNSDEKEEFLFIISEGNGNGLDLVAQQFGYSVETQKSGNTIEMRFIPTGQTMKEIDVCGDVCPGPVITVGSLLKDMSTGEQLKIIAANQDSVHDISAAVNSAGSKIVSTGQAEGKFFLVVEKAEKPQSTGVSVQKEKVLIVQSNGIGNAERAYATFLFAKVAQSMGKPVTIFLLMDGVSIARAGNAASVKHPAFDRLDSMMKEVLDAGATVFACELSASFRGIKDTDLVDGIKIAGAATYLQLLSDPAFSIVNF from the coding sequence ATGAGATCTATCTCATTGTATGGAATCCAGGATCCGAACCTCTCATTTCTTATCAGAAACATTCTTAAAAATTCGGATGAGAAAGAAGAGTTTCTCTTTATTATCAGTGAAGGGAATGGTAACGGTCTTGACCTTGTTGCGCAACAATTTGGATATTCTGTTGAAACGCAGAAATCAGGAAACACTATTGAAATGAGGTTTATCCCAACCGGTCAGACGATGAAGGAGATTGATGTCTGCGGAGATGTCTGCCCCGGTCCTGTCATCACCGTAGGATCTCTGCTCAAGGATATGTCAACCGGTGAACAGCTGAAGATCATTGCTGCAAACCAGGATTCTGTCCACGATATATCTGCTGCTGTCAACTCGGCTGGATCAAAGATTGTCTCAACCGGTCAAGCGGAGGGGAAATTTTTCCTTGTTGTTGAGAAGGCCGAGAAACCACAATCAACCGGGGTTTCTGTCCAGAAAGAGAAGGTGCTCATAGTTCAGAGCAATGGGATCGGAAATGCCGAACGTGCCTATGCAACGTTCCTCTTCGCAAAAGTTGCCCAGAGCATGGGAAAACCAGTCACCATCTTCCTGCTCATGGATGGAGTAAGCATTGCCAGGGCTGGAAATGCAGCCAGTGTCAAGCATCCGGCTTTTGACCGGCTTGATAGTATGATGAAAGAGGTTCTCGATGCCGGGGCTACGGTATTTGCCTGTGAACTGAGTGCATCATTCCGGGGAATCAAAGACACGGATCTTGTCGATGGCATAAAAATTGCCGGGGCTGCAACATACCTGCAGTTGCTTAGTGATCCTGCATTCAGCATCGTAAATTTCTGA
- a CDS encoding DUF169 domain-containing protein, protein MIYTQIAEELKELLGMKGSPVAVKLAKDVADIPAGYEKMPEKSRHCQFVQDARLKGTKGYATEAEHLCKGGAAVLGIEPMPENIATGQFYQKLGNFKTPEGALETMTAIPKVSDSYYATVYSPLESAEFEPDSVVFIVNPKQALRLSQAYLHEKGGRIAADYAAIQSVCADAVCAVKERGVLNMTLGCNGSRKNSGIADDEVIIGVPAKNLQAMVEALKIFQEKWG, encoded by the coding sequence ATGATATACACACAAATTGCTGAAGAACTCAAAGAACTACTCGGAATGAAAGGAAGTCCGGTTGCTGTAAAACTTGCCAAGGATGTTGCAGACATCCCGGCCGGATATGAAAAGATGCCCGAGAAGAGCAGGCACTGTCAGTTTGTTCAGGATGCACGACTCAAGGGAACCAAAGGGTATGCAACCGAGGCAGAACATCTATGTAAAGGTGGGGCAGCAGTACTTGGCATTGAACCAATGCCTGAAAATATCGCAACCGGGCAGTTCTATCAGAAACTTGGAAACTTCAAAACACCTGAAGGAGCCCTTGAAACGATGACTGCAATTCCCAAGGTTTCTGATTCATACTATGCAACCGTCTATTCACCACTTGAATCAGCTGAGTTTGAACCTGACTCTGTTGTGTTTATTGTCAATCCAAAGCAGGCACTCCGTCTTTCACAGGCATATCTCCATGAAAAAGGAGGAAGAATTGCAGCAGATTACGCAGCAATTCAATCAGTATGTGCAGATGCAGTCTGTGCCGTGAAAGAACGAGGAGTCCTGAATATGACCTTAGGATGCAACGGTTCACGCAAGAATTCTGGTATTGCTGATGATGAGGTTATCATCGGGGTTCCTGCGAAAAATCTTCAGGCTATGGTTGAAGCTCTTAAGATTTTCCAGGAAAAATGGGGGTAA
- a CDS encoding GAF domain-containing protein, protein MDSSLSETERLIVSYLQTHSPEECMLDKISLGIGKSRATVLKYLNTLYALSILDFKIIGRNKLWLVRDSSVPSEKNLQTIIAQRTQNNFSSLVSQASELHDLTLRRLVLSDSLDNSDQVILTINSDYTIISANQEFQSVFPDTYSIRDIILPEKLKQFDHAIRAAFLGEEIELTLELQEKPGIIRLFRLSLFPSKEKKNFPYLVIIGEDISFHRTQKKQETLLYLIRSAVNIESRDELLSLMMTGIQDSLLSYRQGLVLLSNHTLIYKTAEVTPAGLQELTHNIDKAASLCETQIITLENPGSFFQEFPDNSDLKYLIIVPLLEGEQTIGSILLFTDHEVNRVNVEYVEIIADEIANFLKVQRLEHERSELIHSLEAINRISEILNTDGNEASLLGNSIDSAMEILGFDVGCVYLMDEDMALTPAVQRNMPDRLRDLCMSGHFSSLFDKACQRNSVLYIIKNSPEFAALGPDIEQIGVKTILVLPIRVGNTILGLLNMGSREEKIYYKGSLDNISSLGMQLGIALERTRLAHAAISGNHV, encoded by the coding sequence ATGGATTCTTCTCTCTCTGAAACTGAACGTCTTATCGTCTCTTATCTTCAGACACATTCCCCGGAAGAGTGTATGCTTGACAAAATATCCCTGGGAATCGGAAAAAGCAGGGCTACTGTCCTTAAATATCTCAACACACTCTATGCACTCTCAATACTGGACTTCAAGATCATTGGAAGAAATAAACTCTGGTTGGTCCGGGATTCATCGGTACCTTCAGAAAAGAACCTGCAAACAATAATTGCCCAAAGAACACAGAATAATTTTTCTTCTCTGGTATCACAGGCATCTGAACTTCATGATCTCACACTTCGGAGATTGGTATTATCCGATTCATTGGATAACTCTGATCAGGTGATACTAACAATCAACAGCGATTATACTATCATTTCAGCAAACCAGGAATTTCAATCTGTATTTCCTGATACGTATTCAATCAGGGACATTATTCTTCCAGAGAAACTCAAACAATTTGATCATGCCATACGAGCAGCCTTTCTTGGAGAAGAGATAGAATTAACCCTTGAGCTCCAGGAAAAACCCGGGATAATCCGGTTGTTCAGGCTATCATTATTCCCATCAAAAGAGAAGAAAAATTTCCCATACCTCGTTATTATCGGAGAAGACATTTCGTTTCATCGGACACAAAAAAAGCAGGAAACCCTGCTGTATCTTATCAGGTCAGCGGTGAATATTGAAAGCAGGGATGAACTTTTATCCCTCATGATGACAGGAATCCAGGATTCGCTACTTTCATATCGCCAAGGTTTGGTTTTGCTATCAAATCATACTCTGATTTATAAAACAGCAGAAGTTACACCTGCAGGACTCCAGGAACTTACTCACAATATTGATAAGGCAGCCAGCCTCTGTGAAACACAGATCATTACATTAGAGAACCCTGGCTCATTTTTCCAGGAATTTCCCGATAATTCTGATTTAAAATACCTTATCATAGTTCCCCTTCTTGAAGGTGAACAAACCATAGGTTCTATCCTTTTGTTTACTGATCATGAAGTAAACCGGGTGAATGTTGAATATGTTGAGATTATCGCAGATGAGATAGCTAATTTTCTTAAAGTTCAACGTCTGGAACATGAACGTTCCGAACTTATTCACTCATTAGAAGCAATAAACCGGATATCTGAAATTCTCAATACAGATGGGAATGAGGCATCACTGCTAGGAAATTCTATCGATAGTGCGATGGAGATCCTTGGATTTGATGTTGGGTGTGTATACCTGATGGATGAGGATATGGCCTTAACGCCAGCTGTCCAGCGGAACATGCCTGACAGACTTCGTGATCTCTGTATGTCTGGTCATTTTTCATCGTTGTTTGATAAGGCATGCCAAAGAAATTCTGTTTTGTACATTATAAAGAATAGTCCTGAATTTGCTGCGTTAGGTCCCGATATTGAACAGATTGGAGTTAAAACTATCCTGGTTCTTCCGATACGGGTTGGCAATACCATTCTGGGTCTTTTGAACATGGGAAGCAGAGAAGAAAAGATCTATTACAAAGGAAGTCTTGACAACATTTCGTCGCTTGGTATGCAGCTTGGAATAGCTCTTGAACGGACAAGACTCGCTCATGCTGCTATATCCGGTAACCACGTCTAA
- a CDS encoding nitroreductase family protein: MDFTDIVMKRYATKKFDGRKIPDDLIDKLIDLIRFAPSALNLQPWKIKVIVDQKIKEELKPAAFDQEQITSCSHLLVFCADPDYNSLIKRLGDLLKKNHVPDETQNMIVSMARSFADQMTPEQQFAWSQAQTYLALGNAVNGSKALGFDSCPMGGFNPAEFARILNIPAPLVPVMLCPVGYAADTPMPKVRYPKEDILF, from the coding sequence ATGGACTTTACAGACATCGTAATGAAGCGTTATGCTACCAAGAAGTTTGACGGCCGGAAGATTCCTGATGACCTGATTGATAAATTAATTGATTTAATCAGGTTTGCCCCTTCTGCATTGAATCTTCAGCCCTGGAAGATCAAGGTGATTGTCGATCAGAAGATCAAAGAAGAGTTGAAACCTGCAGCATTCGACCAGGAACAGATCACCAGTTGTTCGCATCTGCTGGTATTTTGCGCTGATCCTGATTACAACAGTCTGATTAAAAGACTTGGTGATCTATTAAAGAAGAACCATGTTCCTGATGAGACACAGAATATGATCGTATCCATGGCCAGGAGTTTTGCCGACCAGATGACACCAGAACAGCAGTTTGCCTGGTCACAGGCACAAACGTATCTTGCTCTTGGAAATGCAGTAAACGGATCTAAAGCACTTGGATTCGACTCGTGTCCAATGGGAGGGTTTAATCCGGCAGAGTTTGCCCGGATTCTGAATATTCCTGCTCCCCTGGTTCCTGTCATGCTCTGTCCGGTTGGATATGCCGCTGATACCCCTATGCCAAAGGTCAGGTATCCAAAAGAGGATATTCTGTTCTGA
- a CDS encoding isochorismatase family protein has product MSNQNNGNLELLADNNSVLVLIDYQPTMFSGVASGDKTIIRNAAYCAAKAAQILNIPVVLSTINPQSNGNFLEEVTALFPNQEVYARVIPGFDAFEDEKTWNAFKVTGRKKMVVSGLWTSMCFAYTALHGLKEGYEVYGLMDAAGDSTPDAHRYGIERMLQAGVIPITVESLVSEWMHAWSNPKAGELVKEVYSKYGYMIGLGRV; this is encoded by the coding sequence ATGTCAAATCAAAACAATGGAAATCTTGAACTGCTCGCCGACAATAATAGTGTCCTTGTCCTCATAGACTACCAACCCACGATGTTTTCAGGAGTTGCATCTGGAGATAAAACAATTATCAGAAATGCTGCGTATTGCGCTGCTAAGGCTGCACAGATACTGAATATTCCAGTTGTTTTATCAACAATTAATCCGCAAAGCAATGGAAATTTCCTTGAAGAAGTAACTGCATTATTTCCGAACCAGGAAGTGTATGCCAGAGTAATTCCGGGGTTTGATGCGTTTGAAGATGAAAAGACCTGGAATGCATTCAAAGTAACCGGACGTAAAAAAATGGTCGTTTCCGGTCTCTGGACAAGCATGTGCTTTGCGTATACTGCCCTGCACGGACTAAAAGAGGGATATGAGGTCTATGGATTAATGGACGCAGCCGGAGATTCCACGCCTGATGCTCATCGGTATGGAATCGAACGGATGCTTCAGGCTGGAGTTATTCCTATCACTGTTGAATCACTCGTTTCTGAATGGATGCATGCCTGGTCAAATCCAAAAGCCGGTGAATTGGTAAAGGAAGTGTACTCAAAGTATGGCTATATGATAGGACTTGGACGGGTCTGA
- a CDS encoding nitroreductase family protein: MGEPLDLIMTRRSIRKFKSDKIPDEVITQIIKAGTYAPSALALQPWAFIVIQNMDFMQKVSDYCKPIMISLMKDAHDGMSDEFRELLSSEGYSIYYHAPLMVMVIGKSSSRFREIDCSLCAENMMLAAHALGIGSCWIGSTEVAYDNPEIMAGFRIPEGYSPVGTIVFGYPDEKPDAHDKKPALITWIK, from the coding sequence ATGGGAGAACCACTTGATCTTATTATGACAAGGCGGAGTATCAGGAAATTTAAGTCTGATAAAATTCCGGATGAGGTTATTACACAGATCATTAAGGCAGGTACATATGCTCCGTCAGCTCTTGCTCTTCAGCCCTGGGCATTCATTGTCATTCAAAATATGGACTTCATGCAAAAAGTCTCAGATTATTGCAAACCCATCATGATATCTCTGATGAAAGATGCCCATGATGGGATGTCAGATGAATTTAGAGAACTCCTCTCTAGTGAAGGATACTCTATTTATTATCATGCCCCTCTCATGGTAATGGTAATCGGGAAGAGTTCCAGCAGGTTCAGAGAGATTGATTGCTCTCTTTGTGCAGAAAATATGATGCTTGCTGCACATGCGTTAGGAATTGGAAGCTGCTGGATTGGGTCAACCGAAGTAGCATATGATAACCCTGAAATCATGGCAGGATTTCGTATCCCTGAGGGATATTCTCCGGTTGGGACTATAGTGTTTGGATACCCTGATGAAAAACCGGATGCTCATGACAAAAAGCCTGCACTGATAACCTGGATCAAATAA
- a CDS encoding DUF2284 domain-containing protein → MICQEPDKQYGYLVEAVKSAGATDAILIQTSDIVIEERVQLKCKTGCPSYGQRFSCPPFAPTASEFKQMVLEYQDALLIRFQSSVIAEPDVVYSLLRNRTDPTVSQDIRERTFQFNDALNEESRKIHDIMLELERTAFLAGNPLAQVFTVDCCDHCKSCNIKGGVCVHPSELRYSIEAVGINIIKTAQNAGMQITFPCPIPPDRITLLLIN, encoded by the coding sequence ATGATTTGTCAAGAACCTGATAAACAATACGGCTATTTAGTCGAAGCAGTAAAATCTGCCGGAGCAACTGATGCAATTCTTATTCAAACATCTGACATTGTTATTGAGGAGCGTGTGCAGCTTAAATGTAAGACCGGATGTCCTTCATATGGGCAACGTTTTTCTTGTCCGCCTTTTGCTCCAACAGCATCAGAATTTAAACAAATGGTACTGGAATATCAGGATGCCCTTCTGATAAGATTTCAATCCTCAGTTATTGCAGAACCAGATGTTGTTTATTCGCTGCTGAGAAATAGAACTGATCCTACAGTTTCGCAGGATATCAGGGAGAGAACTTTCCAATTCAATGATGCATTAAATGAGGAATCCAGAAAAATTCATGACATAATGCTTGAATTAGAACGAACAGCATTTCTTGCAGGTAATCCTTTAGCTCAGGTATTTACGGTAGATTGTTGCGATCATTGCAAATCCTGCAATATTAAAGGAGGAGTGTGTGTGCACCCATCAGAACTCAGATATTCCATCGAGGCAGTGGGAATAAACATTATCAAAACCGCTCAAAATGCCGGAATGCAGATCACGTTTCCCTGTCCCATACCTCCTGACAGGATTACCCTTCTATTAATTAATTAA
- a CDS encoding Yip1 family protein, whose protein sequence is MLQILLSPKQFFELCAGSEPSLKKPAVIILLISIFTGFSGYLVGEITGRMLSGFMEGLQLITAISTSITSFLAVWIMWLVAAVVLMIMVKILKGTGSFKRYAEIAGYGMLPQLIGAIISTGLAWWYLPKIQVSPIKGTDPIQIQAHMTDFMKNPLMQEYTILSTILSIIFLLWAANIAAIGVEKCCGLSAKQSIIAVGLPVALYFIYSLYTVSTLIGWL, encoded by the coding sequence ATGTTACAGATATTATTATCACCAAAACAATTCTTTGAATTGTGTGCCGGATCAGAACCATCTCTGAAAAAACCTGCAGTAATAATTCTGCTGATCTCGATCTTCACTGGCTTTAGCGGTTATCTGGTGGGTGAAATCACCGGTCGGATGTTATCCGGATTTATGGAAGGATTGCAACTTATCACTGCAATAAGTACATCAATAACATCCTTTTTGGCTGTATGGATAATGTGGCTTGTAGCAGCCGTTGTCCTTATGATAATGGTAAAAATTCTGAAAGGAACTGGTTCATTTAAACGGTATGCTGAAATTGCCGGGTACGGGATGCTTCCTCAGCTTATCGGGGCAATAATAAGTACAGGTCTGGCGTGGTGGTATCTGCCAAAAATTCAGGTCTCTCCGATAAAAGGTACAGATCCTATACAAATCCAGGCACATATGACTGATTTTATGAAAAATCCCCTGATGCAGGAATATACCATTCTTTCAACAATATTATCAATAATATTTCTTCTTTGGGCTGCAAACATTGCTGCCATTGGCGTGGAAAAATGTTGTGGCTTATCAGCAAAACAATCCATAATTGCCGTCGGTCTGCCTGTGGCATTATATTTTATATACTCTCTTTATACTGTTTCTACATTGATTGGATGGCTTTGA
- a CDS encoding COG1361 S-layer family protein, with protein sequence MRFSIIFLFLIFLALAPVYGETTVDPVAAAAQVQVNSISIDPEVLMPLDTAVVTIVLNNSGQEAVPINHALMYDKNLDILSDNYEKVGSIGAGNTLKLEYTIQAKGDTGIFYPILSLDFRGAHFLRYPFRVQVQKDPIEMSVLSKPEIFVEGKKDIVQLHIGNPRDNTVSGVTITANGTGHEITPLSYFIGALGSDDAVDIPFNITPYGNKSVQFTLEYQNGINQHNITYTLPIVLGESRKHANPVLSNVIITDEGEFFRVTGDVTNSGLETANGVEVTSAAPANPIFPYKLYAVGALKPDDFSSFEITFKADANTTEVPLQTSFKDRDGNIFSSDTKLELPHKDTITEKEQPSQLPEKTIYLIPVGLLLLVIIAIWYSRRNKA encoded by the coding sequence ATGAGATTTTCAATCATCTTTTTATTTCTGATATTCCTGGCTCTGGCACCAGTATATGGAGAAACCACAGTTGATCCGGTTGCTGCAGCTGCCCAGGTTCAGGTAAATTCAATCAGTATCGATCCAGAAGTGCTGATGCCGCTTGATACAGCCGTAGTAACCATCGTTCTTAATAATTCAGGTCAGGAAGCAGTTCCCATTAATCATGCATTAATGTATGATAAGAACCTGGATATCCTCTCTGACAATTATGAAAAAGTTGGATCAATCGGAGCAGGAAATACTCTGAAGCTTGAATATACCATCCAGGCAAAGGGAGATACCGGTATCTTTTATCCTATCCTTTCTCTTGATTTTCGCGGAGCACATTTCCTGAGATATCCATTCAGGGTCCAGGTACAGAAAGATCCGATTGAGATGTCTGTTCTTTCAAAACCAGAAATTTTTGTTGAAGGAAAGAAGGATATCGTTCAGCTCCATATTGGAAATCCCAGGGATAACACTGTTTCAGGAGTGACGATTACAGCAAATGGTACCGGACATGAAATTACACCATTATCGTATTTCATTGGTGCACTCGGTTCAGATGATGCTGTTGATATTCCCTTTAATATCACCCCGTATGGTAACAAGTCAGTCCAGTTTACCCTTGAATACCAGAACGGAATCAATCAGCATAATATCACATATACTCTGCCAATAGTTCTTGGAGAAAGCAGGAAACATGCAAATCCGGTTCTTTCAAATGTAATCATCACCGACGAGGGTGAATTTTTCAGAGTTACCGGTGATGTAACGAACTCCGGGCTTGAAACTGCAAACGGTGTAGAGGTTACCTCTGCTGCTCCGGCAAATCCGATCTTCCCGTATAAACTCTATGCAGTTGGAGCTCTGAAGCCGGATGACTTCTCAAGTTTTGAGATAACATTTAAGGCAGACGCCAATACGACGGAAGTTCCTCTTCAGACAAGTTTCAAGGATAGAGATGGAAATATCTTCTCTTCAGATACAAAATTGGAACTCCCTCATAAAGATACGATTACTGAAAAAGAACAGCCATCTCAACTGCCAGAAAAAACAATCTACCTAATCCCTGTCGGCCTCCTTCTGCTGGTTATTATTGCAATCTGGTACAGCAGGCGCAATAAAGCATGA
- a CDS encoding ABC transporter ATP-binding protein yields the protein MTMPIMTDTEPVMEFIGVSKIYPLSSENVTALSDISLKVFSGEFIAIMGPSGSGKSTLLNMMGCLDVPSKGDVYIRGRSIKSLSDDQLTTLRRDELGFIFQQFNLIPLLNALENVRYPLILKNGMTASRERCQEILSAVGLAPALWNHRPNQLSGGQQQRVAIARSLINNPAILLCDEPTGNLDTKTGQAIMALLERLCHDEGKTIIMVTHDPKTAEYAHRVIRIEDGHIQEET from the coding sequence ATGACCATGCCAATCATGACTGATACTGAACCGGTCATGGAATTCATTGGGGTATCAAAAATTTATCCCCTTTCTTCTGAAAATGTCACAGCCCTTTCTGATATTTCTCTGAAGGTGTTTTCAGGAGAATTTATTGCAATCATGGGACCTTCGGGATCCGGCAAATCAACGCTTCTCAATATGATGGGCTGTCTTGATGTTCCTTCTAAAGGAGATGTGTACATCAGGGGCCGGAGTATCAAATCATTATCAGATGATCAACTGACAACATTGCGAAGAGATGAACTTGGTTTTATATTTCAACAGTTTAATCTGATACCTCTTCTAAATGCACTTGAAAATGTGCGGTATCCACTTATTCTTAAGAATGGCATGACAGCTTCCAGAGAACGGTGCCAGGAAATATTGTCAGCAGTTGGGCTTGCACCAGCACTCTGGAATCACAGGCCAAACCAACTTTCCGGAGGACAACAGCAACGAGTGGCTATCGCCAGGTCTCTCATAAATAATCCGGCAATTCTCTTGTGTGATGAGCCTACCGGTAACCTGGATACAAAAACCGGTCAGGCCATTATGGCACTGCTTGAACGACTGTGTCATGATGAAGGAAAAACCATCATCATGGTCACTCACGATCCGAAAACCGCAGAATATGCACACAGGGTTATCCGGATAGAAGATGGCCATATTCAGGAGGAGACCTAA
- a CDS encoding ABC transporter permease — MAGGSLFFSLAIRNLQMHWLRSLLAAIGIIIGVMAISSMGILGNAFSLSITKSLSDVGDSIIVTPHVGYQGGMSSTTTSERLTDRQLELIRRAAANSKVFPIYAGGDRIKVQRDTLYATVYGIDPKDLPTLLEIDKGQYLRGSSGVMIGSKLAKDNNLTIGSRLLIGETETGIRVVGILKERGMGFDINPDNAIITSDIWYRDYYDVKGHDQAIIKASDIKEIEQIKGSIEKQLNKRETEVDVYDTRMILNSISTTFSQITLFTMAIGGISLIVAGVSIFNVMMMSVMERYKEIGILRSIGTKRAEVRSMFIYEAFLLGLTGSVVGGILSFGAGYLVVALLLKDVSYLYNPASLIQIPYGMAFGIVTSMLSGLYPAWKASSLNPIDALRHE, encoded by the coding sequence ATGGCCGGAGGTTCACTCTTTTTCAGTCTTGCTATCAGGAATCTGCAGATGCACTGGCTTCGTTCTCTTTTAGCCGCAATTGGAATTATAATTGGTGTGATGGCAATTTCCTCAATGGGAATCCTGGGAAATGCATTCTCACTCTCTATTACAAAATCACTTTCTGATGTCGGGGATTCTATTATTGTCACTCCTCATGTCGGATACCAGGGCGGAATGAGCAGCACCACAACAAGTGAACGCCTGACAGACAGGCAGCTTGAATTGATTCGCCGGGCTGCTGCTAATAGTAAGGTGTTTCCGATTTATGCCGGTGGAGACCGGATAAAAGTTCAGCGTGATACACTGTATGCAACGGTATATGGGATAGATCCCAAGGATCTTCCAACTCTCCTGGAGATTGATAAAGGACAATATCTTCGTGGATCTTCAGGGGTCATGATCGGATCCAAACTTGCCAAGGATAATAATCTGACAATTGGATCACGGCTATTAATTGGTGAAACTGAAACCGGTATCCGGGTTGTTGGAATCCTAAAAGAGCGGGGAATGGGATTTGATATCAATCCGGATAATGCAATTATCACCTCTGATATCTGGTACCGTGATTATTATGACGTTAAAGGTCATGATCAGGCTATCATTAAAGCATCAGATATCAAGGAGATAGAACAGATTAAAGGATCAATCGAGAAACAACTCAACAAAAGGGAAACTGAAGTTGATGTGTATGATACCAGAATGATCCTTAATTCGATATCAACTACATTCAGTCAGATCACTCTGTTTACGATGGCAATAGGGGGGATTTCTCTTATCGTTGCCGGTGTATCAATCTTTAATGTGATGATGATGTCTGTTATGGAGCGATACAAGGAGATTGGCATTCTCAGATCCATCGGGACAAAAAGAGCAGAAGTAAGAAGTATGTTTATTTATGAAGCGTTTCTCCTTGGATTGACAGGATCTGTGGTAGGAGGAATTCTCAGTTTTGGAGCCGGTTACCTGGTGGTTGCTCTGCTCCTTAAGGATGTATCATATCTGTACAATCCGGCTTCCCTTATTCAGATTCCTTATGGTATGGCTTTTGGTATTGTCACAAGTATGTTATCCGGTTTGTATCCGGCATGGAAAGCATCAAGTCTTAATCCAATAGATGCTCTCAGACATGAATAA